The DNA segment GCCAGCGCCTCGCGGCCTTCGCGGGTCAGCTCGTAGTACTTACGCGGCGGGCGCTGTTGCTGCTGCGCGAGCGCCGGCTTTTCCCATTTGGAGGCGAGGTAGCCTGCCTCTTCCAGGCGGCGCAACGCCGGGTAGACGGTGCCGCCGGGCAGCCCCGTGATGTCAATGATGTCGAAGCCGTAGAGATAATCGTTGGCGACCGCTTGCAAGATAATC comes from the Blastocatellia bacterium genome and includes:
- a CDS encoding PadR family transcriptional regulator; protein product: MGKGFLTHATAIILQAVANDYLYGFDIIDITGLPGGTVYPALRRLEEAGYLASKWEKPALAQQQQRPPRKYYELTREGREALAEAVKRFRLLELAQPRRARQPRPSRA